One Setaria italica strain Yugu1 chromosome II, Setaria_italica_v2.0, whole genome shotgun sequence DNA segment encodes these proteins:
- the LOC101772218 gene encoding photosynthetic NDH subunit of subcomplex B 3, chloroplastic has protein sequence MGSAVQLIGLLGVSSPPLAQSHCSCSGGAKKQVCSLRAPRQQSRRRLRVAHAVEMGAPGSAGAPEEEVEEPSVDFAFVSPRLLPDGTPDVHYRTARGGQKLRDIMLEGYIDLYGPYDKFLLNCSGGGVCGTCIVEVVEGKEMLSPKTEKEKEMLKRKPKTWRLACQATVGNADSTGQMVIQQLPEWKIHEWDKQK, from the exons ATGGGATCCGCCGTGCAGCTCATCGGCCTCCTCGGCGTCTCCTCACCTCCTCTCGCCCAGTCCCActgcagctgcagcggcggcgccaagAAGCAGGTCTGCTCGCTCCGCGCGCCGCGGCAGCAGAgtcggcgccgcctccgcgtcgCCCACGCCGTCGAGATGGGCGCGCCCGGCTCCGCCGgcgcgccggaggaggaggtggaggagccgTCCGTCGACTTCGCGTTCGTCAGC CCGCGGCTGCTGCCGGACGGGACGCCGGACGTGCACTACcggacggcgcgcggcgggcagAAGCTCCGGGACATCATGCTCGAGGGCTACATCGACCTCTACGGGCCCTAC GATAAGTTCCTTCTCAACTGCTCAGGAGGCGGCGTGTGCGGGACCTGCATCGTCGAG GTGGTTGAAGGCAAGGAAATGCTTTCTCCAAAAAccgaaaaggaaaaggagatgcTCAAAAGG AAACCCAAGACGTGGAGATTGGCTTGCCAGGCTACGGTCGGCAATGCAGATTCAACTGGACAG ATGGTCATTCAGCAATTGCCAGAGTGGAAGATACATGAGTGGGACAAGCAGAAGTAA